Proteins encoded together in one Bombus affinis isolate iyBomAffi1 chromosome 2, iyBomAffi1.2, whole genome shotgun sequence window:
- the LOC126925267 gene encoding tetratricopeptide repeat protein 27, protein MNLSNAKKTINEEIEISLLINVVNNEGHNLPICVQHILNGNYKDVINNKLCSNLIQELNNSSNISKLINDNIEKTNSHDSWLCTGIASLLYFIQQNWTGPQIEKDIEWQKIDEENILRNLSLHDECNANVKMSDLLYFSKMIFSNEILQNAYKSCIWWLFRANLLHQLILNESSGTIFDETEQLIQKINDLQMLKENLYCKTLFYIEAAQFYFYYRRIQNSEKYVKLAQEEAKLGLNLEGALGKRTKYQEDKAQLFLGITLEKEQFPSRCCENLPKSLDLNDDIRLEHIQFSTNIENTQLGAVEEAIVLAKYIQLQLSQPKDKLTDEEVTPYLTVVVNNTRNWSLKIASLYHRCSSESEDKRTVERSMIQMEYLIHELNKSKICVANRMDLFFASGLKPVWALEQMWAQLMLSVGLVKGALDIFLKSKLWEEAITCYNILELRHKAAEIIQQEISKKPSVQLWCLLGDATQEPNCYKTAWELSNKKSSRAQRHWGFFYFAKQNYEEAIPHLKLSVELNNIQENVWIRLGFAALQVEDWKLAATAYKRYCALEQTTFEAWNNLAKAYINLGDKVKAWKSLQDALKCNYDQWQVWDNLMVVSIDLGHFSEVIRCYHRILDLKNHHLDVQILDILTDAVLNNVNDSDGKPAQKLLPKVLELFGRITSFIPNNSDVWRMYGQLTFLKKTDIDNDKALHYLHQAHRIAVSDPKWLLQEESVQKVLQLCCMLAEMYLQYVSNCEPKKKRTLLASAKLSLQGIVKKVKDKEWNIEKICLSVEKVEKYLNTVIIELEKIKLTN, encoded by the exons ATGAATCTTTCAAATGCAAAAAAGACAataaatgaagaaatcgaaatttcattattaataaATGTCGTTAACAATGAAG GTCATAACCTTCCTATTTGTGTGCAACATATATTAAATGGAAATTATAAAGATGTCATAAATAATAAGTTATGTTCAAATCTAATTCAAGAATTGAATAATAGcagtaatatttccaaattaatAAATGACAATATAGAAAAAACAAACTCGCATGATTCTTGGCTATGCACAGGCATAGCTTCTTTACTATATTTTATTCAACAGAATTGGACAGGTCCacaaattgaaaaagatattgAATGGCAAAAAATTGATGAAGAGAATATACTTAGAAATTTATCGTTACACGATGAATGTAATGCAAATGTTAAAATGTCAGATCTTCTTTACTTTTCTAAGATGATATTCTCAAATGAAATTCTACAAAATGCTTATAAAAGTTGTATATGGTGGTTATTTAGAGCAAATCTTTTACATCAACTTATACTAAATGAAAGTTCCGGTACAATATTTGATGAGACTGAACAGTTGATTCAGAAAATCAATGATTTGCAAATGTTGAAAGAAAATTTGTATTGCAaaacattattttatattgaagctgcacaattttatttttattataggaGAATTCAAAATTCAGAAAAATATGTTAAACTTGCTCAAGAAGAAGCGAAATTAGGCTTAAATCTTGAAGGTGCATTAGGTAAACGTACAAAATATCAAGAAGACAAGGCACAACTATTTTTAGGAATAACTTTAGAAAAGGAACAGTTTCCTTCTAGATGTTGTGAAAATTTACCAAAATCTTTGGATTTGAATGATGATATTAGATTAGAACATAttcaattttctacaaatatagaaaatacacaATTAGGAGCAGTAGAAGAAGCTATTGTATTAGCAAAATA CATTCAATTACAGTTATCACAACCAAAGGATAAATTAACAGATGAAGAAGTAACACCTTATTTAACT gttGTGGTAAATAATACAAGAAATTGGTCCTTAAAAATAGCATCTCTATATCATCGGTGTTCTTCAGAATCTGAGGATAAACGAACTGTTGAACGATCAATGATAcaaatggaatatttaatacatgAACTAAACAAGTCAAAAATCTGTGTTGCAAACAGAATGGACCTATTCTTTGCCAGTGGTCTTAAGCCAGTTTGGGCTTTAGAACAAATGTGGGCACAATTGATGCTAAGTGTTGGGTTAGTAAAGGgtgctttggatattttcttGAAGAGCAAACTATGGGAAGAAGCTATTACTTGTTACAACATATTAGAGCTAAGACATAAA gcAGCAGAAATTATTCAGcaagaaatatctaaaaaaCCATCAGTTCAATTATGGTGCTTATTAGGTGATGCAACTCAAGAAcctaattgttataaaacagcATGGGAACTATCTAATAAAAAAAGTAGTCGAGCTCAAAGACATTGgggatttttttattttgccaAACAAAAT taTGAGGAAGCTATACCACATTTAAAATTATCAGTTGAATTAAATAACATTCAAGAAAATGTTTGGATTAGACTTGGATTTGCTGCTTTACAAGTGGAAGATTGGAAATTGGCAGCAACAGCATATAAACGTTATTGTGCACTAGAACAAACA ACATTCGAGGCTTGGAATAATTTAGCAAAAGCTTATATAAACCTAGGTGATAAAGTAAAAGCTTGGAAATCTCTTCAAGATGCTTTAAAGTGTAACTATGATCAGTGGCAAGTTTGGGATAATTTAATGGTTGTTAGCATTGACTTAGGACACTTTTCAGAA GTAATTCGATGTTATCATCGTATTTTAGACTTGAAAAATCACCATTTAGATGTTCAAATTCTTGATATACTTACTGATGCTGTATTAAACAATGTAAATGATTCAGATGGAAAGCCTGCACAAAAATTACTTCCAAAAGTTTTAGAATTATTTGGAAGAATTACTTCATTTATACCTAATAATTCTGATGTTTGGAGAATGTATGGACAACTTACTTTTCTTAAAAAAACTGATATTGATAATGACAAAGCACTACACTATTTACACCAAGCACATCGTATTGCCGTATCAGATCCCAAATGGCTTTTACAAGAAGAATCAGTTCAGAAAGTATTACAATTGTGTTGTATGTTAGCAGAAATGTATTTGCAATATGTTTCCAATTGTGAAcctaagaaaaaaagaacactGTTAGCAAGTGCAAAATTATCTCTTCAGGGAATTGTGAAAAAAGTTAAAGATAAAGAATGGAATATTGAAAAGATTTGTCTATCTGTAGAaaaagttgaaaaatatttaaatactgtAATAATTGaattagaaaaaataaaattgacaaattga